A window from Bombus pascuorum chromosome 12, iyBomPasc1.1, whole genome shotgun sequence encodes these proteins:
- the LOC132913036 gene encoding DNA polymerase alpha subunit B isoform X2, with protein MILIGRKRIVCLLISYREGFSFHLRKLTRFLQRQTKRARSPTAETESNNKLRAVGHTFTPLNYTSQSDVPIRAPSTTVRGKVLLLFGPPIQNWKKQNEHDVSIVKADNSHIPKGALYMFEMFSNQGAILTMHCQNFGERLCHAWNAIEPPNSNIRYIRNIAPIKPVVFRTWGRLFITAEKPSGRKIVMLEGTKRLKIQKQAPILHLNLKGIKHYSVFTGQIVAVEGIITTEDTLTVNKLFVKGYAPLFDVPKISKDIKIYVAAGPFTPSDNLNYQPLWDLMERVVEDEPNMLILVGPFVEYTHSEIKKCSLKETFQDFFDTLLTKILQYVQGKSTRIILVPSNRDVHHHPVFPTPEFILNTNKLGSNTTNICSMPDPCIINVDGLHIGVTSVDVLRHLGQQEVSNTPGMDRLGRLAEHVLSQSSFYPVYPPPPGLNLDTRLWKQYACFERQPHVLILPSDVRHYCKPLNECLVLNPERLQKYICAKLCVQPMNNGKWDPNRVSCEIVKV; from the exons ATGATTCTTATTGGTAGAAAAAGGATAGTGTGCCTTCTCATATCGTATAGAGAGGGATTCTCCTTCCATCTAAGAAAGCTGACCAGATTTCTTCAGAGG CAAACTAAAAGAGCAAGGAGTCCAACAGCTGAGACAGAaagcaataataaattacgagCAGTAGGCCATACGTTCACACCGTTAAATTATACCTCACAATC TGATGTTCCAATTCGTGCACCTAGTACAACGGTTAGAGGCAAAGTCCTTTTACTTTTTGGCCCTCCCATTCAAAATTGGAAGAAACAAAACGAGCACGATGTATCGATCGTTAAAGCGGATAATTCTCATATACCTAAAGGCGCATTGTACATGTTTGAAATGTTTTCCAATCAGGGAGCCATTCTTACCATGCATTGTCAAAATTTTGGCGAGCGATTGTGCCATGCTTGGAACGCCATTGAACCTCCTAATTCGAATATACGTTACATTAGAAACATAGCGCCTATAAAACCAGTTGTGTTCAGAACATGGGGTAGATTATTTATAACAGCCGAAAAGCCtagtggaagaaaaattgttatgcTGGAAGGTACTAAAAGGCTTAAAATTCAGAAACAAGCTCCCATTTTACATCTGAATCTTAAAGGAATTAAGCATTACTCAGTGTTTACTGGTCAGATCGTTGCAGTTGAGGGTATTATCACTACTGAGGATACTTTAACagtaaataaattgtttgttAAGGGATATGCACCATTATTCGATGTACccaaaatatcgaaagatattaaaatatacgttgCGGCTGGTCCGTTTACACCTtctgataatttaaattatcaacCTTTATGGGATCTTATGGAACGCGTTGTAGAAGACGAACctaatatgttaatattagTTGGACCTTTTGTAGAATATACACattctgaaattaaaaaatgtagttTGAAAGAGActtttcaagatttttttGATACGCTTTTAACGAAGATTCTACAATATGTACAAGG gAAATCTACTCGCATTATATTGGTACCTTCTAATCGTGATGTGCATCATCATCCGGTTTTTCCAACTCCGGAGTTCAttctaaatacaaataaacTTGGATCGAATACGACGAATATTTGTAGTATGCCAGATCCATGCATAATAAACGTAGATGGTTTACATATAGGAGTAACATCGGTTGATGTACTTAGACATCTTGGACAACAAGAAGTATC gAATACACCTGGAATGGATAGGCTTGGTCGTTTGGCCGAGCATGTATTGTCTCAGTCTTCATTCTACCCTGTATATCCTCCTCCTCCTGGCTTGAATCTTGATACCAGACTTTGGAAACAATACGCTTGTTTTGAACGGCAACCCCACGTGTTGATCTTACCTTCCGACGTTAGACATTATTGCAAACCATTAAATGAATGCCTCGTTTTGAATCCGGAGCGATTACAAAAGTACATATGTGCTAAGTTATGCGTACAGCCAATGAATAATGGAAAATGGGATCCAAACAGAGTATCTTGTGAAATTGTAAAAGTCTGA